The genomic interval AGGTGTTGGCTACGAACACGCTGGGCGAAGAGAATGACGCGGTGTCGGTTTCGGCTTCGCCGGCGATTTCTGGTGGGCGTATCTACCTGCGATCGTTCGATGCACTGTACGCGATTGGAACGAAGTAAGCGGCGCCTGGGTCGAGAGTAGTTTTGGCGGCAACTTAGCGATTGCAACAACTGCGAGCACAACTTATGAAATCCAGAATCGTCGTTCCCCTGCTTTGTTGCACCGCATGGGCGTTGGTCATAGCCGGCAATCGTGCTGTTCACGCTGACGAAGCGGGCTTCGATGAGATTTTCAATGGCCGCGACATGGTCGGCTGGATGGTCGAAGGAACCAGCACGCGCAAAGAGGGCGAGCAAACCGTCCCGGTGTGGACTGTGGCCGACGGCGAGCTGCGCTGCGGCGGCGGCGGTTTCGGATTCTTGCGGTTCGATCGCGAGGTTTGCGATTTCGTCTTTCAGGCCGAATTCAAGCTAGCCAAGGGGTCCAACAGCGGTGTCGGCATCCGCACGGTGCCTTATCGCAGTGTCCGGCAGACGCGTCCTTCGTTCGCCGCGTATGAAGTTCAATTGCAAGACGACGGCGCCAAACCGCCGGACGAGCATTCCAGCGGCTCGCTCTATCGATACGTGGCCCCCACGGCAAGCGCCGTGAAGCCGGCCGGTGAATGGAACACGGTCGAGATCCGTTGCATGGGACCACGAATCATGGTGGTGATCAACGGCCAGCAAGTTCTGGACGTGGATCAAACGACGGTCGAGCAGATTAAAAACAAGCCCCTTTGTGGCTACGTCAGCCTGCAGAATCACGGCAGCGCGGTGGCTTTCCGCAAACTGCGCTTGAAGACCATCAAGGCCGGCGCGTAAAAGGTGCAGCGCGTACCTGGTGCCAGGCAAAGTGGCACGCTGTGTTCTTGCTGTCGCAAGCGACGCCGGAAGTCTCTGATAAACATGACCCACACGCGGAGCAATACCATGCGCCGACTGCTTTTGGTTCTCTTCCTGTGGGTGGCCCCGTGTATTGCCACGGCTGCAGAACTGGCCTTTCGTACGCAGGAAATCGGAGCAGGGCTGGGCGTAGGATATGCCGTCGCTGTGGTCGACATGAATGGTGACCGAAAGCCCGATGTCGTGGTGGTCGATACCGGGCGGGTGATCTGGTACGAAAATCCCTCCTGGCAGTTGCACACGATCATTGAGGGGCAAACGAAGAAAGACAATGTGTGCATCGCCCCCTACGATATCAACGCTGACGGGCGACTCGATTTTGCGCTGGGTGCGGACTGGCATCCCACCGAGACGCATTCCGGCGGCACGATCCAATGGCTCGAGCGACCCGCGGGAGACAAAAGCGAACGTTGGAACGTCAGCCCGATTGCCGAAGAGCCTACCTTGCACCGCATGCGATGGGCCGACATCGATGGCGACGGGCGTGCCGAGCTGATCGCCGTGCCGCTGCAAGGGCGCGATACCAAGGGGCCGGATTGGGATGGGCACGGCGTGCGCATTCTGGCTTTCCACATTCCGCCCGACCCGCGCCGCGACGCGTGGCCGGTGGAAGTGCTGAACGAAGACCTGCACGTGACCCACAATTTCTGGCCCACCGATTTCGACGGCGATGGCCAGATCGATATTCTCGTGGCCAGCTTCGAGGGAGTGACACTGCTGAAGCGCGGGGCCAACGGGCGTTGGACGCCGCGACGGATCGGCACCGGCAATCAGACCTCGCGCCCCAATCGCGGCGCGAGCGAGATCAAGTTCGGTCGGCTGGCGAGCTCGCGTTACATCGCTACGGTCGAGCCCTGGCACGGCTTTCAAGTAGTCGTTTATACGCCGCCCAACGCCGGCCAGAAAACGCCGGGCAATGGCGAAGAAAGCGCGACCGACGCTCTGTGGCAGCGCCACCTGCTCGACGAAGAGCTGAAATGGGGGCACGCCGTATCGTGCGCGGATTTAGATGGCGATGCCGACGAGGAATTGGTGATCGGCGTTCGCGACGAACTGAGCGCGACGGCCCGCTGCGGCGTGCGAATTTACGACCCAGCCGATGCGGCGGCCGGACGCTGGCAGCGCAGCGCAATTGATCCGGGGGGCGTGGCCGTCGAGGACCTGGCCGTGGCCGACTTCGATGGCGACGGTCGGCAAGACATCGTGGCCGTGGGCAGGCAATCGCACAACGTGCGCATCTATTGGAATGAGACGTCGGCCAAGAAATAATCGGCGTGCTCAAAATGCAGGCGACAGGCATTGAATCAGCGTCGCTCCAAAGCTCGCCTTACCGGAACGTCGATCGACCGGCCAAGCGGGCCATCCGTTGGCCGAAGTCTGCCGTCCGGGTTGTTCCCAGCCGGTGCTCCGGGTAGTAGAGCCGCCTTACCGCCTGGCAACACTTCGGGCTGCGCGGCAAAGGCAGCCTCGATGCGCTCCTGATCTTCGGCCGACATTCCCATCGCGCGCAGCATTCGGCCTAGCCGTTCCAGCTCGCGCTCTTCTGATTGCCAGGCCTGCTCGAGCGAGCGCAACAGTCCTTCGTCGACCTCTTGCGGCGGCAAAGATTCTTGCTTCTCCATATGCATCCGCATCGCTTGAATCGTTTTGATCGACGCGACCCAAGTTTGTTCTCGCATTTGTGAAGACTTGCCGAGCTGGCGGATCTGACCTTCGACTTGGGCAACTTCATCTATGTTGTTAGCCTCGATTTCCGCCCAAGAAATGCCCAAGCTGTGCAATTCGTCCTCCAACTCGTCGACAATCCGCTGGTCTTGCTCAAAATATTTGCGGGCTTCGTCCACGACGTCCGCCGTCGCGTCGCTACCAGCACGATCCAAGCGGCGCAAGGTATAGCGGT from Pirellulales bacterium carries:
- a CDS encoding DUF1080 domain-containing protein; protein product: MKSRIVVPLLCCTAWALVIAGNRAVHADEAGFDEIFNGRDMVGWMVEGTSTRKEGEQTVPVWTVADGELRCGGGGFGFLRFDREVCDFVFQAEFKLAKGSNSGVGIRTVPYRSVRQTRPSFAAYEVQLQDDGAKPPDEHSSGSLYRYVAPTASAVKPAGEWNTVEIRCMGPRIMVVINGQQVLDVDQTTVEQIKNKPLCGYVSLQNHGSAVAFRKLRLKTIKAGA
- a CDS encoding VCBS repeat-containing protein, whose product is MRRLLLVLFLWVAPCIATAAELAFRTQEIGAGLGVGYAVAVVDMNGDRKPDVVVVDTGRVIWYENPSWQLHTIIEGQTKKDNVCIAPYDINADGRLDFALGADWHPTETHSGGTIQWLERPAGDKSERWNVSPIAEEPTLHRMRWADIDGDGRAELIAVPLQGRDTKGPDWDGHGVRILAFHIPPDPRRDAWPVEVLNEDLHVTHNFWPTDFDGDGQIDILVASFEGVTLLKRGANGRWTPRRIGTGNQTSRPNRGASEIKFGRLASSRYIATVEPWHGFQVVVYTPPNAGQKTPGNGEESATDALWQRHLLDEELKWGHAVSCADLDGDADEELVIGVRDELSATARCGVRIYDPADAAAGRWQRSAIDPGGVAVEDLAVADFDGDGRQDIVAVGRQSHNVRIYWNETSAKK